A single genomic interval of Arachis duranensis cultivar V14167 chromosome 7, aradu.V14167.gnm2.J7QH, whole genome shotgun sequence harbors:
- the LOC107458085 gene encoding trans-cinnamate:CoA ligase, peroxisomal: protein MNDLPKYEANSSALSPINFLKRASACYANQTSVIYEGTHFTWQQTYERCRRLASSLRSFNIAKNDAVSVVAPNIPAMYEMHFAVPMAGGVLNTINTRLDAHNIATILNHSEAKFFFVDYEYVSKAKEALQLLNNYAPKYFPLVILIQDTNLESNSSPTKITKFGDDHYEYEQLIRKGDPNYVPIEIKDEWDPIALNYTSGTTSSPKGVVYTHRGTFLSTLSNILTWGMGTQPVLLWTLPMFHGNGWAFTWGVAARGGTNVCLRYTTAGNIFRNISDHHVTHMCCAPIVFSIILESKESERRQIKSPVQILAAGSPPPATLLHQIELIGFHVTHCYGLTESTAAALSCEWNHEWNKLPREEQARLKSFQGIGSLMLEDVDVKDLETMESVKRDGKTMGEIVLRSSGLMKGYLKDKQSTFEAFKNGWFHTGDVGVVHPNGYIQIKDRCKDIIISGGENISSIEVESVLYRHPKISEAAVVGMPHPRWGESPCAFVALKKVTDCGGVSEDEIIAYCRENLPHYMVPKMVKFVEELPKTSTGKVQKFELREIAKAFVESENNTNYKNNVSQAVSRL from the exons atgaacGACCTTCCAAAATACGAAGCCAATAGTAGTGCTCTGAGCCCCATAAATTTCTTGAAGAGAGCATCAGCATGCTATGCCAACCAAACCTCAGTCATTTATGAAGGAACTCACTTCACGTGGCAACAAACCTACGAACGTTGTCGCCGTCTTGCTTCTTCTCTCCGTTCCTTCAACATTGCCAAGAATGATGCT GTGTCAGTGGTGGCCCCTAACATTCCGGCAATGTATGAGATGCATTTTGCTGTGCCAATGGCAGGTGGTGTACTCAACACCATTAACACTCGTCTTGATGCTCATAACATAGCCACAATTCTCAATCATTCCGAAGCCAAATTCTTCTTTGTGGACTATGAATATGTCTCCAAGGCAAAAGAAGCACTTCAATTACTCAACAATTATGCCCCCAAATATTTTCCACTCGTCATTCTCATACAAGACACAAATTTAGAAAGTAACTCATCACCCACCAAAATTACCAAGTTTGGTGATGATCATTATGAATATGAACAATTGATCCGAAAGGGTGACCCAAATTATGTCCCAATTGAAATCAAAGATGAATGGGATCCAATTGCATTGAATTATACATCAGGGACTACCTCGTCACCCAAAGGAGTTGTCTACACTCACAGGGGAACATTTCTTAGTACCTTAAGCAACATATTAACATGGGGTATGGGAACACAACCGGTTCTCCTATGGACACTACCCATGTTCCATGGTAATGGGTGGGCCTTCACCTGGGGTGTGGCGGCGCGTGGCGGCACCAATGTGTGCCTACGTTACACTACAGCCGGCAACATTTTTAGAAACATTTCGGATCATCACGTGACACACATGTGTTGCGCCCCTATAGTCTTTAGTATTATCTTGGAATCCAAGGAAAGCGAGCGCCGGCAGATTAAATCCCCGGTGCAAATCTTAGCCGCAGGATCGCCTCCGCCGGCGACTCTGCTCCATCAGATTGAGTTAATTGGGTTCCACGTCACACATTGCTACGGGTTGACTGAGTCAACAGCGGCCGCGCTTTCGTGTGAATGGAACCACGAGTGGAACAAACTACCAAGAGAGGAACAAGCAAGGTTGAAATCGTTTCAAGGGATTGGATCACTGATGCTTGAGGATGTGGATGTGAAGGATTTGGAAACAATGGAGAGTGTGAAAAGGGATGGGAAAACAATGGGGGAGATTGTGTTAAGGAGTAGTGGACTAATGAAAGGTTACTTGAAGGACAAGCAATCAACTTTTGAGGCATTTAAAAACGGTTGGTTCCACACTGGAGACGTAGGGGTTGTGCATCCTAACGGTTACATACAAATCAAGGATAGGTGCAAGGATATAATCATTTCTGGAGGAGAAAACATAAGCAGTATTGAGGTGGAATCTGTTCTGTATAGGCATCCCAAGATATCGGAAGCCGCGGTGGTTGGAATGCCACACCCAAGATGGGGGGAGAGCCCTTGTGCATTTGTGGCATTGAAGAAGGTGACAGATTGTGGTGGAGTGAGTGAGGATGAGATTATTGCATATTGTAGGGAGAATTTGCCTCACTACATGGTTCCAAAGATGGTCAAGTTTGTGGAGGAGCTTCCAAAGACTTCAACCGGTAAGGTTCAGAAGTTTGAGTTGAGGGAAATCGCTAAGGCATTCGTGGAATCAGAGAACAACACCAATTACAAGAATAATGTTTCACAAGCTGTGTCTCGCCTTTAA